A single window of Candidatus Dadabacteria bacterium DNA harbors:
- the ilvB gene encoding biosynthetic-type acetolactate synthase large subunit, whose protein sequence is MAKMLGAQMFFETLIHEGVDVVFGLPGGYVLKVYDVMTDYEKQGKLLHVMARHEQGATHMADGYARASGKPGVVLCTSGPAATNTVTGIATAQMDSAPVVIFTGQVPTQYLGSDAFQEADHIGITRPCTKHNSLVRKTEDLPAAMKEAFHIASTGRPSPVLVDMPKDVLIGEGELIIPDDVSIRGYKPKMRGNPSQIKRAVSLIEKAKKPVIFSGGGVILSNATEHLKRFAHRLRIPVTSTLMGLGGFPASDPLFVNMIGMHGSYAANLAVHESDLVISIGARFDDRATGGNFDNFAPNANIIHIDIDPSTIDKNIHVDCPIVGDAKEVLEQIGESLSAEIDLSGRDEWREQINKWDREHPLKYREDANKIQTTYAIDMLYRLTGGDAVIVSDVGQHQMWVAQFYKFNKPRSHITSGGLGTMGFGFPAAMGAKFARPDDLVISVAGDGSFQMNMQELAVAVEYGLDLKIVVFNNEHHGMVRQWQTMFFNGNYSCSKFNVLPDFVKLAESFGATGLRAEKPEELESVFKRGLAAKGVVLMEIKVDPEEMVYPMIAPGEPMNQMIFDPVDVA, encoded by the coding sequence ATGGCAAAAATGCTCGGGGCGCAGATGTTTTTTGAAACCCTCATTCACGAGGGCGTTGATGTTGTTTTCGGTCTGCCGGGGGGATATGTCCTCAAGGTTTACGATGTTATGACCGACTACGAAAAGCAGGGGAAACTGCTGCACGTTATGGCACGCCATGAACAGGGGGCGACCCACATGGCGGACGGCTACGCGCGCGCTTCCGGCAAGCCCGGCGTTGTGCTTTGCACATCGGGGCCGGCGGCGACAAACACCGTTACCGGCATAGCGACCGCGCAGATGGATTCCGCCCCGGTTGTCATATTCACCGGACAGGTCCCCACGCAGTATCTTGGCAGCGACGCCTTTCAGGAGGCCGACCACATCGGTATCACAAGGCCGTGCACAAAGCACAATTCCCTTGTCCGCAAAACCGAAGACCTCCCCGCCGCAATGAAAGAGGCGTTTCATATAGCGTCAACGGGAAGGCCCAGCCCGGTTCTGGTTGACATGCCCAAGGACGTGCTCATCGGAGAGGGCGAACTTATAATTCCCGATGATGTCAGCATCAGGGGCTACAAGCCCAAGATGAGAGGCAACCCGTCCCAGATAAAAAGGGCGGTTTCGCTGATTGAGAAGGCGAAAAAGCCGGTCATATTTTCCGGCGGCGGCGTCATACTCTCAAATGCGACCGAACACCTCAAACGGTTTGCTCACCGGCTTCGCATACCCGTTACCTCAACCCTTATGGGGCTCGGCGGATTTCCCGCAAGCGACCCGCTGTTTGTCAACATGATAGGAATGCACGGCTCTTACGCGGCAAACCTTGCCGTTCACGAGTCCGACCTTGTCATATCCATAGGGGCGAGATTTGACGACCGGGCGACCGGGGGCAACTTTGACAACTTTGCCCCGAACGCAAACATAATCCACATAGACATTGACCCCTCAACCATAGACAAAAACATCCATGTGGACTGCCCCATTGTGGGAGACGCAAAGGAGGTTCTTGAGCAGATAGGGGAGTCTCTGTCCGCGGAGATTGACCTTTCCGGCAGGGACGAGTGGAGAGAGCAGATAAACAAGTGGGACAGAGAGCATCCGCTCAAATACAGAGAGGACGCCAACAAAATACAGACCACTTACGCGATAGACATGCTCTACAGACTGACCGGCGGAGACGCCGTTATCGTCAGCGATGTGGGGCAGCACCAGATGTGGGTCGCGCAGTTTTACAAGTTCAACAAGCCGCGCAGCCACATAACTTCGGGCGGCCTCGGCACAATGGGGTTCGGTTTTCCCGCAGCGATGGGGGCGAAGTTCGCCCGCCCGGATGACCTTGTCATAAGCGTCGCGGGAGACGGCAGTTTCCAGATGAACATGCAGGAACTCGCGGTTGCCGTTGAATACGGCCTTGACCTGAAAATAGTCGTGTTCAACAATGAGCATCACGGAATGGTCAGGCAGTGGCAGACCATGTTTTTTAACGGCAACTACTCGTGCTCAAAGTTCAATGTGCTTCCCGATTTCGTCAAACTGGCCGAATCCTTCGGGGCGACCGGCCTGAGGGCGGAAAAGCCGGAGGAACTTGAGAGCGTCTTCAAACGGGGGCTTGCGGCAAAAGGGGTTGTTCTGATGGAGATCAAGGTTGACCCGGAGGAGATGGTCT